Within Candidatus Hydrogenedentota bacterium, the genomic segment CGATACGATCGTGCAGGAAGAGCGCCGGCTCGTGGAAGGGTATGGCGGAAGTATCGCGATCATCCCCGGCGTTGAAGGACAGAGCACGACGAGTATAATTGAGCGAATTGCGGAGGAGAATAAGTAGGAAAAACGGAACTGAACCGCAAATTTACGCAAATTTACGCAAATTATTTCTGCGACGTCGAATTATTCGCGTCAGAGCGTGGTCACGATCTAAAGTTGATGCCTGTAATACATCCTTCCGTTCGACATGAGTGTTTCTGACAGGGCCTGCGCACAGGCGATACGAAACAGACTTGAAGCGAGGGTTTGATATGGGAGAGGAGCGGAACGGGGCGAACGACTGGGTCGAGAACGACCTCGTTTACCAGATCATTGGTGCTGCCATGGCCGTGAGTACGGGCGTCAAGCATGGCCTGCGAGAAAAAACATACGAGCGGGCCCTTATAGTGGAGTTGCAGCACCGGGGATTGAGGTGCGCAACTCAGCAACCTTATCCAGTCTACTACCGGGGTGAAAAGATCGACGACTACATTCCAGACCTTGTAGTCGAAGGGCGGGTAATCGTTGAGACTAAGGTCGCCGAGAAGATAATTGACGATCACATAGGGCAGGTTCTCAACTACCTCAAAATCAGCGGGTTGGAAGTGGGCATAATACTTAATTTTCGCTACGCCAGCCTACAGCACAAGAAGGTAGTCTATCAGCCCAACCGGCAACGTTGACTAATGCGAAGTGCAGAGCGCCCGAGTTTCATGCTATTCAAATTTGCGTTAATTTGCGAAAATTTGCGGTTCCTCCCTCTTTCCCCTTCCCCTCCCCATTGGCACGGGCGTCTTTCGCGTGTTAAGCTGTTCTCACCGAAGCAGTTCACCGCGTCCCCATTTGCTATTCCGAATTCACTATTCACCATTCCCCGGAGGGGCTGATGCATCCGCACAACGGCGCCGAGACGACCCAGGGCGATCTTGCTCCGCCGGTGGTGCTGGAGGGCGTGGTGAAGCGCATTGTGTTTGAAAGCCCGGAGTCGGGCTTTCTGGTGGGGCGACTTGATGTGGCGACCGAACCGGATCCCGTCACGTTTGTGGGGAATCTCCTGGCGGTTTCGGAGGGGGAGACCGTTCGGCTCACGGGGCGCTGGATCAACGATAAGAAGTTCGGACCCCAGTTAAAAGTCGAGAAGTTCGAGGGCGTCGTGCCCTCCACCATCGATGGCATTGAGAAGTATCTCGCCTCGGGCCTGATCGAGGGCATCGGTCCCACCTATGCGAAACGGCTGGTCGCGGCCTTTGGCGTGGAGACCCTGCGCATTATCGACGAAGAGCCCCACCGCCTTCAGAAGGTGCCGGGCATCGGGAAGAAGCGGGCCGCGCAGATCCGCGAGGGCTGGGCCTCCCAGCGGGCCGTCCAATCCATCATGATTTTCCTTCAGGGCCACGGCATCACGCCGTCGCAGGCGGTGAAGATCTATCAGGTCTATGGCGACGGCGCCATGGCCATTCTCCGGAGCAATCCCTACCGCCTCGCGGAGGACATCTCGGGTATTTCTTTCAAAGGCGCGGACAAGATCGCGGTCTCCCTGGGCATTGCGAAAGATTCCGAGGCGCGGCTGGAAGCGGGCGTGGCCCACGTGCTCCAGCAGGCCACGGTCTTTGGACACCTGTATCTGCCCGCCGACCAGCTCGTGGAGGATAGTGTGGCGCTGCTGGATATTGCGCGCGAACCCGTGGGGGCAGCCTTGGCGCGCGTCGTGGCGTCGGGCAAAATCGTGCGCGATCAGGAGGCCTGCTACACGCCGAAGAATTACGAAGCGGAATCCGGTGCGACGGAATACCTCAAGCGACTCATCAGCACGCCCTCCGAGAGTATTGAAATCCTGAATATGGACAATGCCCTGAAGTGGGCGCAGAAGAAATTGAAGATCGAACTGGCCGAGGAGCAGCAGGAGGCCATCCGCACTGGACTCGCGTCCAAAGTCATGGTGATCACCGGTGGCCCCGGGACCGGCAAGACGACGGTGATCAACAGTCTGCTGGCGATACTCGATAAGAAGAACGTTTCCTATCAGCTCGCCGCGCCCACGGGCCGCGCGGCCAAGCGCGTGGAAGAGGCAACCGGTCGCGAGGCCCGCACCATCCACCGCCTGCTGGAATTCAGTCCGAAATTCGGCGGCTTCACGCGCTGCGAGACGGACCCGATCCTCACCGACCTGATTATCATCGACGAAGCGTCCATGCTGGACATGCAGTTGATGTATTCGCTGGTAAAGGCCATTCCGCCCTTCTCGCGTCTGATTCTCGTGGGCGATATCGACCAGCTCCCCTCCGTGGGTGCGGGAAACGTGCTGATGGATATCATCGCAAGCCAGGTGGTGCCGGTGGTCACGCTGAAGACCATCTTTCGCCAGGCGGAGCAGAGCGGCATCGTGGTCAACGCCCACCGGATTAATACGGGCCAGCATCCCCAGTTCAACACGGAGGATTTCTTCATCATCGACCGTCCCCAGCCCGAGCGCGCGCTGGAGACTATCGTGGAGATCGTCACCGAGCGCCTGCCGAAGAAGTTCGGGCTCGATCCCATTCGAGATATTCAGGTACTCAGCCCCATGCGGCGCGGCGAGACGGGCATGGTCCGGGTGAACGAAGCCCTTCAGGCGGCCTTGAACCCCAACGGCAAGCCCATCGCCAAGCGGGACCTTCGCGATGGCGACAAAGTTATGCAACTGCGGAACAACTACGAGCTGGACGTGTACAACGGCGACGTAGGGGTGATATCGCGTGTGGATGAGGTGGCACTGGAGGTGGAGGTGGCGTATGACGAGCAGCGCCGGGTGCTCTATGGCTTCGACGAACTCGACGATCTCGGCCTGGCCTACGCCATGACGGTGCACAAATCGCAGGGCAGCGAATACCCCGCCGTGG encodes:
- a CDS encoding ATP-dependent RecD-like DNA helicase, which gives rise to MHPHNGAETTQGDLAPPVVLEGVVKRIVFESPESGFLVGRLDVATEPDPVTFVGNLLAVSEGETVRLTGRWINDKKFGPQLKVEKFEGVVPSTIDGIEKYLASGLIEGIGPTYAKRLVAAFGVETLRIIDEEPHRLQKVPGIGKKRAAQIREGWASQRAVQSIMIFLQGHGITPSQAVKIYQVYGDGAMAILRSNPYRLAEDISGISFKGADKIAVSLGIAKDSEARLEAGVAHVLQQATVFGHLYLPADQLVEDSVALLDIAREPVGAALARVVASGKIVRDQEACYTPKNYEAESGATEYLKRLISTPSESIEILNMDNALKWAQKKLKIELAEEQQEAIRTGLASKVMVITGGPGTGKTTVINSLLAILDKKNVSYQLAAPTGRAAKRVEEATGREARTIHRLLEFSPKFGGFTRCETDPILTDLIIIDEASMLDMQLMYSLVKAIPPFSRLILVGDIDQLPSVGAGNVLMDIIASQVVPVVTLKTIFRQAEQSGIVVNAHRINTGQHPQFNTEDFFIIDRPQPERALETIVEIVTERLPKKFGLDPIRDIQVLSPMRRGETGMVRVNEALQAALNPNGKPIAKRDLRDGDKVMQLRNNYELDVYNGDVGVISRVDEVALEVEVAYDEQRRVLYGFDELDDLGLAYAMTVHKSQGSEYPAVVIPMLGQHYMMLQRNVLYTAITRGKKIVVIVGEEKAIAMAVRNSQITRRNTLLAERLRNRR
- a CDS encoding GxxExxY protein yields the protein MGEERNGANDWVENDLVYQIIGAAMAVSTGVKHGLREKTYERALIVELQHRGLRCATQQPYPVYYRGEKIDDYIPDLVVEGRVIVETKVAEKIIDDHIGQVLNYLKISGLEVGIILNFRYASLQHKKVVYQPNRQR